Proteins encoded by one window of Crassostrea angulata isolate pt1a10 chromosome 9, ASM2561291v2, whole genome shotgun sequence:
- the LOC128162390 gene encoding mucin-22-like isoform X1 has product MNRKMSVQLLFCILYLIVGIKPRTGATLKTNATTEATTSTIITTEATHKTTARTEATTKTITTTEATTKTITTTEATTKTITRTEALEKTVVSTGATEKKITATGTTARTLATTNALKKKIPISKATVHTTTNETTEKTTATSEATEKTTATTLAAEIDTSGTTLTSAIVCQATVQRSLSFYVAVFWVPIAVLSLVMVIAGMRTIWRLHDRKRKATLPFYETYESRFVLSEGDNVAYDKINEPENVYLELNGMSTTASSSTDGEGNQYYSTVGSIRDHAKFRSDNRALADPASSREGIISDGQPQRVSEANAYLYLIP; this is encoded by the exons ATGAATCGTAAAATGAGCGTGCAATTGCtcttttgtattttatatttaatag TTGGAATCAAGCCTAGAACTGGAGCAACACTAAAAACAAATGCAACAACTGAAGCAACAACGAGCACAATAATAACAACTGAAGCAACACATAAAACAACTGCAAGAACTGAAGCAACAACGAAGACGATAACAACAACTGAAGCAACAACGAAGACGATAACAACAACTGAAGCAACAACGAAAACAATAACAAGAACTGAAGCATTAGAGAAAACAGTAGTATCAACTGGagcaacagaaaaaaaaataacagcaaCCGGAACAACAGCGAGAACATTAGCAACCACTAAcgcattaaagaaaaaaataccaatatCGAAGGCAACAGTCCATACAACAACAAATgaaacaacagaaaaaacaaCAGCAACATCGGAAGCAACAGAGAAAACAACGGCAACAACTTTGGCAGCAGAGATAGACACATCTGGAACAACATTAACAAGCGCGATTGTGTGTCAAGCTACGGTCCAGA gatCTCTGTCGTTTTACGTCGCGGTTTTCTGGGTACCTATTGCTGTACTGAGCCTCGTTATGGTAATAGCCGGTATGAGAACAATTTGGCGACTACACGATAG GAAAAGGAAGGCAACGTTGCCTTTCTATGAAACCTATGAAAGTCGGTTCGTTTTATCCGAag GAGATAACGTGGCTTATGATAAAATTAACGAACCAGAGAATGTTTATCTGGAGTTGAATGGAATGTCTACGACTGCTTCATCTTC AACTGACGGAGAAGGCAATCAATATTACTCTACAGTAGGATCTATCCGGGATCATGCTAAATTTAGATCAGACAATCGTGCCTTGGCGGATCCAGCTTCTTCGAGGGAAGGGATAATCTCCGATGGTCAGCCACAGAGGGTTTCAGAGGCCAACGCGTACCTTTACCTCATACCTTGA
- the LOC128162390 gene encoding mucin-22-like isoform X2: MNRKMSVQLLFCILYLIVGIKPRTGATLKTNATTEATTSTIITTEATHKTTARTEATTKTITTTEATTKTITTTEATTKTITRTEALEKTVVSTGATEKKITATGTTARTLATTNALKKKIPISKATVHTTTNETTEKTTATSEATEKTTATTLAAEIDTSGTTLTSAIVCQATVQRDNVAYDKINEPENVYLELNGMSTTASSSTDGEGNQYYSTVGSIRDHAKFRSDNRALADPASSREGIISDGQPQRVSEANAYLYLIP; this comes from the exons ATGAATCGTAAAATGAGCGTGCAATTGCtcttttgtattttatatttaatag TTGGAATCAAGCCTAGAACTGGAGCAACACTAAAAACAAATGCAACAACTGAAGCAACAACGAGCACAATAATAACAACTGAAGCAACACATAAAACAACTGCAAGAACTGAAGCAACAACGAAGACGATAACAACAACTGAAGCAACAACGAAGACGATAACAACAACTGAAGCAACAACGAAAACAATAACAAGAACTGAAGCATTAGAGAAAACAGTAGTATCAACTGGagcaacagaaaaaaaaataacagcaaCCGGAACAACAGCGAGAACATTAGCAACCACTAAcgcattaaagaaaaaaataccaatatCGAAGGCAACAGTCCATACAACAACAAATgaaacaacagaaaaaacaaCAGCAACATCGGAAGCAACAGAGAAAACAACGGCAACAACTTTGGCAGCAGAGATAGACACATCTGGAACAACATTAACAAGCGCGATTGTGTGTCAAGCTACGGTCCAGA GAGATAACGTGGCTTATGATAAAATTAACGAACCAGAGAATGTTTATCTGGAGTTGAATGGAATGTCTACGACTGCTTCATCTTC AACTGACGGAGAAGGCAATCAATATTACTCTACAGTAGGATCTATCCGGGATCATGCTAAATTTAGATCAGACAATCGTGCCTTGGCGGATCCAGCTTCTTCGAGGGAAGGGATAATCTCCGATGGTCAGCCACAGAGGGTTTCAGAGGCCAACGCGTACCTTTACCTCATACCTTGA
- the LOC128163554 gene encoding uncharacterized protein LOC128163554 — protein sequence MILYFKNNCVMMYYFTMQFATPYMMIWKRTMQLLLSFLSYIKVTSTCLIPGSYGILCDNKCGRCAGNVDCGPLLGICFGGCQPGFFGSTCKMTCSATCGGDGSCSQLTAFCENGCQSGFTGTQCDQIITSPVSDDLISTDAVHVWEPIAVTSLVLNIACIVILVLLYRRKNNKTKSSYERNLVHIPEEETERYVKWNQLQENIRNISTASYLNKDRAEKNCSAIKAQRDLANFESESQDYTVPKFTREEGVPDDQSQTEPKPTDSEPHPYIYVISS from the exons atgatattatactttaaaaacaaCTGTGTAATGATGTATTACTTCACAATGCAATTTGCAACACCATACATGATGATTTGGAAAAGAACGATGCAATTACTTCTCAGTTTTTTAAGCTATATAAAAG TAACTTCTACATGCCTCATCCCGGGTTCCTACGGAATACTTTGCGATAATAAATGTGGACGCTGTGCAGGGAACGTCGATTGTGGTCCACTTTTGGGTATTTGCTTCGGAGGTTGTCAACCCGGGTTTTTTGGATCAACGTGCAAGATGACGTGCTCGGCAACATGCGGAGGGGACGGGAGTTGCTCTCAATTAACCGCTTTCTGCGAAAATGGCTGCCAGTCCGGCTTTACAGGGACACAATGTGACCAAATTATAACATCACCTGTATCAG ATGATCTTATATCTACCGATGCTGTCCACGTGTGGGAACCTATTGCTGTAACGAGCCTCGTTCTTAATATAGCCTGTATCGTAATACTTGTGCTACTGTATAGAAg GAAAAACAACAAAACGAAATCGTCTTACGAACGCAATTTGGTGCATATTCCGGAAG AAGAGACCGAGAGATATGTAAAATGGAACCAACTTCAAGAAAATATAAGGAACATTTCGACTGCTTCATATTT GAATAAGGATCGAGCCGAAAAAAACTGTTCCGCAATAAAGGCTCAACGGGATCTTGCTAACTTTGAGTCAGAAAGTCAAGACTACACAGTTCCAAAGTTTACAAGAGAGGAGGGTGTCCCTGATGATCAGTCCCAGACGGAGCCTAAACCCACGGACTCGGAGCCTCATCCCTATATCTACGTCATATCCTCTTGA